Sequence from the Amycolatopsis sp. NBC_00345 genome:
AGTGCTCGCTGATCGGCCGGATCCCGTCGATGAGCCGCTGCTCGAACCCGGGATCGGCGGGCCGTTCGGTCGGCCCCGCGGCAAGGGCGCTGGGCGGGGTCAGGCTCTGGGTGGACACGGAATCCTCACTTCTCTTCTGATGACGGGTCGTTCTTGGCGGAGAAGTCGCCCCGCCGCAGGAGGTCGTACAACCGTTTACCGGTGGACGACGGCGTGAAGAAGAACATCGCCTTCTCCCGTTTGCCGAGCAGTCCGTATCGGACGAAGTCACGGGCGGTGGCGAGCCAATGGCGGGGCCCCAGCCGGAGCAGCAGGCCCGAGTAGTCGCCGAAGGTCAGCGCCGGCCCGAACCAGTGGTTGATGGAGATCGAAGGCGTACGGGAGCGCACGTCGTGCCAGCATCCGCGGGGCATGAAGAGCACCTCGCCCGGCTCGATCTTTCCGGCGTACAGAACGGTTTCGCGCAACCGGGGAAACTTGTCCAGGTCGAGATTCGCCAGATCCACCCGGCTGTTGACCAGATTGTCCGGGAACGGGTAGGCCGCCCGGCTGTCCTCCCCCGGGATGAGCACCACGTGCTTGCTGCCCCAGATCTGGCAGAAGAAGTTGTCCTTGAGGTCGGAGTGCAGCATCGACCGGGTCCCGGCCGAGCCGATCCAGACCCGCGTGTCCGAGCCGGGTACCGCCGTGCCGAGCACGGTGGCGAAGTCGTAGTCGGTGTCCGGGAACAGTTCGTCCGCACGCGCGTAGGCGAGGTAGCACGGCGCGCTCTCCGTCGCGGCGAGCATCCGGGCCACGAACTCGGAGAACGTCATGGACTGCTCGTAGTAGTGCTGTTCCCGGGGGAAGAGGACCCCGCCCGGCGGGAGGTCCACCAGCGCGGTGACGACCTTCTCGCCCCTGGTACGGATCAGCGTCTCCGGATCCCAGGCGGAGCGGGCCTTCCACTGCTCGGTCAGGCCGGTGAACACCATCGGGCCCCGGCGGGCGGCGACCACCTGCCGGACCTGCTCCACGGTGGGGTTGTCCAGGCGCGGGACCGCACGGACGTCGAGGCCGGCGGCCCGGAGGGACACTTCGAGCGGATCCCCTTGCCCGGCCGCCGGTCCGGCGAGCACGGGCTCGGCCGGCGCGGCGGCCGGAGCCGGGCGGTCACCCATGGCGCGCCTGCTTGCCGCCGGCCTGCGGCGAACGGGGCACCGCCCCGACGCAGACCAGGCGCGGCCGGCCCTTCAGCACCCATCCGGCGTCGGTCTCGGTCACGACGAGTGCGGCGTCGGGCTGGTACCACCGGCACCGGTGCGGCCAGAACTCGGTCGCGCCGGCCGTGACCAGGCCGAGGGTCTCCAGGATGTACGCGAGGGCGATGACACCGGACCCGCAGGCCAGGGTCTCCTTGTCGATCGCGCGCTCGTAGGTCCGGTATTCGACCAGGCCGGCCTTGTCCCGGATGACGGCGAAGTTCAGGTGCACGCCCTGGGGGAAACGGTCCGAGTAGTTCGCGTTGACGTACTTGCCGAAGTAGTCGACGAGGTCGGCGGAGTCCTGCCGGGCCGCGCTGAGGGGCCGGCCCACGCTGTCGTTCTCGCCGTCGGAGGTGAGGAACAGGCGGTCCTCCAGCACCTCGGGCAGGCCGTGCGCGCTGACCAGGGCCAGATGGGGTTCTCCGGTGAAGACGAGCGAGCCCGACAGCGTGATCGTCGAGGGAAGCCCCTTCGCCCAGGGGGCATCCGCGGGCAGCGGGACGACGAGGTCGTCCACGCTGTCGATGAGCGACGCGGTCACCGGGCCCTCCCGGTTGAACAGCTCGGCCGGCACCGCGCGGGGTGAGCCCACGTTGATCCACGTGGTACCCGCCGCGTCGTCGTCGACCCCCATCCGGACCAGCTGGGGATCGCCGGTGGGCAGCTCGGTGAGGACACACCAGCGGCTGCCGCCGTACGTCCGGTGCAGGAGCGCGGCCGTGCTCAGCAATCCGTTGCCGCAGGAGAGGGTCTCCGATCCGTCCTGTTCGAAGATCCGGAAGACGAAGTCCACCTCCGGCAAGTCCGACTTCCCGGCGGTCTGGGCGCGCAGGACTCGTTGCTCCGCCGCGTCCTTCCCCGGAGCTTGGCGCAGGTACAACACGTTGTCGGTGCCGCCGACACCGAACGCGCCGTCGAGGACCCAGCGGGCGAACGCCGCCCGCTCCTCGTCGCTGTCGAGCGGCGTCACGGTTTCGTCAACGATGATGAAGTTGTTCCCGAACGAGGTGTACTTGGAAAACCGTACGGAGAAGGCGGTGCCGGCGGCATCGGCCAGTAACGAGGAGGTCAGTTCCGGGGCGTTTTCCCCCATGGTGCGCGACATGCTTCACGCCCTCTCTGAAGTCGTCAATGCGGTTTCGCGATCGAGCGGGCCCACCTGGACGGGGTACCCCTCGTCGCCTTGGAGCAGTGATTTCGCCCAGGCCGAAACCGGGGTGCTCGCGTCCGGCAGCACCGAGCCGAAGAAGTCCTCACAATGCCGGGCCCGCAGATCGCGGCCGGTGCCGTTGTACTCGCTGCGCCGGTGCATCATCCGGAAGTTGTCGAGGACGCCGGCCCGGCCCGCTTTCCAGCCGAGCCGGATCTCACGGTCGATCGCCATCTGCTGCACGGTTTCCGCGAGCTCCGGCGGCACCGGCGCCCCGTTTCCGAGCGACAGCCCGTAGAACGGTGGCTCGGTGATGGCCTGGAGCATCGTGTTGCTGAAGCTGTCTTCGCCGGCGGGAGTGCGGGTGACGATCGGCGTCGAATAGCTGACATGCAGATCACCGTTACGCAGGAACTGGTGGGAGACAGCCGGAATCCCCCGCAGGACGGCGTCCAGTTCGGCCTTCCCCTGCGGCCCGACGCCCGCCTGCCAGAGTTCACGCGACCACTGCCGGTCGAATCGCAGCACGTTGGCGCGGCAGAATTCCTGCCAGTCCGCGCCGAGGTCGCCGAGCAGCCGCACGCCGTCGACGATCCGGGTCGGCGCGCCACCGTCGCTTCCCGCGAAGACGCAGAGGAACCAGATGGCGTCCGGCCGGTAGGGGTTGTAGGCGTCTTCGGCGTGAAAGCCGAGCGCCTCACCGCCGGCCGGATAGTGGACGGTGCGTGTGCCCGCGCACGTGCCGAACCGGCTCGTCAAGGCCTCGAATTCGGCGACCGTGGCGTCGAACCCGTCGAACACCAGCCAGCCGTGCCGGCGGACGAGCGAGACTATTTCGCGCGGGTCACAATCATTAATTGATTCCCCGGGGCCGGCGACAATTTCACAGCCGGCTTGATCGGAGTTTATCTTCATAGCAATCCCCTGGTTGGCCACATAACGAGTGAACCTCAACAGTCGGAGTGCACCCAAGACATTTCCTGAGCGTACTCCCTCCGGTCGCCGCCGCAAGTCGAGGCCCAGCCGCATAAATGATCTTCATCCACCGAGCGGGGAAATCCAGAGATCAAACCTCCGGAATCCACGCTAAACCCATTTTCCCGAGCTATTTCCGACGCGGTGCTTTTCGTTTCCGTGCTAGCCTGGGCTACATCCGGCCACAATTTTGCTCCTTCAGGGCATCAGCGCCGACATAATCTCCGATTACAGGTGGTAGTACATTGTGCTCACACGTCGACTTCAAACGCTGAGCCAGGACCGGGACGACGATCTTCAGGGACCGTCCTGGCTGGGCGAGGTCGTGCACCAGTTCCGGGAAAACCTCGCCGACTCCGAATACCCCTGCAACTTCGGGCGCACCGCGCTGAAACGCGGCGACATGCACCTGACCTGGGTCGACCGGGACGACCCCAGCAGCCTGCCGGACGATATGCGGGCCTTCGTCGAGACCGCGACCGCCACGCCGGGAACGCGTCAGCCGCTGGCCGTGTTCGTCGAGCCCGGGCCCGTCACCGAGTCCGGCCACGAGGACCGTTTCTGGTCGATGATGCGGTACCTCCTGGACCACGACAGCCGGCCGTGGCCCGAGGGCGCCCCCCAGGATCCGGCCGATCCCGCCTGGGAGTTCTGCTTCCACGGCGAATCGATCTTCGTCTTCGCGCTGTCCCCGGACAACCGGTTGCGCCGGTCCCGGAACCTCTGCGACAGCCTGGTCCTGATCTTCCAGCTGAGAAGCGTGTTCACCGGGATCGAGGTGGGCACCCAGGCCGGCGACGTCGCCCGGCAGCGGATCCGGACCCGGCTGGAGCAGTGGGACGGCATCGGCCGCCACCCCAGCATGGGTGCGCACGACGTGTCCTCCGACGAGGAGTGGCGTCAGTACTTCTTCACCGACGCCGACGAATCCCCGGCCCAATGCCCATTGGCCGGCACCGCGTCCACCACCGGAGGCCACTCATGACCACGACGACCGCCGGGCACCCCGGCCAGCTCGCCGAGGCACTGCCCGCGAGCGAGATCGTGAACTCCCACACGGAATGGGACCCGCTGGAAGAGGTACTGGTCGGACGGATGGTCGGCGGGGTCTTCCCCACCTGGCAGCCGTCGATGCGCGCGGTCCTGCCTGACGGCGCTCCCGCGCTGTTCCGGGAACGCGGCGGCTCGCCGTTCCCGACTGGTGAGCTCGAAGCCGCGGAACACGAGCTGGAGACCTTCGCCGCCGTGCTGGAAGCGGAGGGCGTGCACGTCGTGCGCCCCGAGCCGATGAACCACTCGATGGAATTCTCCACCCCGGACTGGCGCACCTCCGGCGGCCTCTACGCCGCCATGCCCCGCGACCTGCTGATGGTGATCGGCCGGACCATCATCGAAGCACCGATGTCCTGGCGATGCCGCTATCACGAGATCGACGCCTACCGGAACCTGATCAAGTCGTACTTCCACCGTGGCGCCGGGTGGCTGCAGGCCCCCCGCCCCCAGCTGACCGAGGACACGTACTCCGCCGAATACCGGGTCGAGGACGACCGGGGTTACGCGATCACCGAGTTCGAACCGGTCTTCGACGCCGCGGACTTCTCCCGGTTCGGGCGCGACATCATCGCGCAGAAGAGCCACGTCACCAACGAGTTCGGCATCCGCTGGCTCCAGCGCGCCATCGGCGACGACTACCGGATCCACTGCATCGAGGTGAACGACCCCCACGCGATGCACATCGACGCCACCATCGCCCCCCTCGCGCCGGGGAAGCTCCTGGTGCACCCGGACCGCTACGTGCCCAACGAGCTCTTCCGCGACTGGGAGATCATCCCGGCGCCGAAGCCCACGCTGCCCTCGGACTGGCCGATGTACTTCTGCAGCCCCTGGGTGAGCATGAACGTCCTGTCCCTCGACCCGCACACGGTGGTCGTGGAGAGCCACGAGCACGCCCTCATCGACCTGCTCGGCGAATCGGGATTCCGCGTCATCCCGCTGGACTTCCGCCACGTGTACAGCTTCGGCGGGTCCTTCCACTGCGTGACGGTGGACCTCCGTCGCCGCGGCGCCCTCGCCCGGTACCTGAGCTAGGCCGGAAGACGGGATGCCCGAGATGAAGACCGTGCAGATCGACGGCGCGCGTGCGTGCTCGCTGATCGACCGGCCACTGCCGTCGATCGATCGTGACTACGCGTTGCTGAAGGTGCTCGTTGCCCCGATGTGCAACGAGTACCTGGCGTACCAGGACGGGATCTACCTGGAACGGAACCGCCCCGACGCCCTCGGCCACGAAATGGCGGGCGAAGTCGCCGAGGCCCCGCCGGGCTCCCGGGTGCGCGCGGGCGACCGGGTCGTCGCGCTTTGCGGCTACCCGTGCGGCCGCTGCGTGCCCTGCCTCGCGGGCTACTACGCGCACTGTGCCGGCACGGACGATCCTCGCGCGGTCTGCGGGAGCGAGTCGGGTGAGTGCGGGTTCGCCCAGTACGCGGTCAAACCGGACTGGATGCTGATCCCGATCCCGGACGACGTCTCCTACGAGCACGCGAGCATGGCCTGCTGTGGCCTGGGGCCGACGTTCGGGGCGATGGAGCGGATGGACGTCACCGCCGGCCGCACGATCCTGATCACGGGGCTGGGCGCCGTGGGGCTGGGCGGGGTCATCAACGCCAAGTTCCGCGGCGCGACGGTGATCGGGGTCGCGCGCAGCCCCTTCCGGGCCGCGCTGGCCCGCAAGCTCGGCTGCGATTTCGTGCTGGATCCGTCGGCGGGCGACGTCCGTGCGCGGATCGCCGAGATCACCGGCGGCCAGGGCGCCGACGGGGCGATCGAGTGTTCCGGGCAGGCGGCCTACCAGCGGCTGGCGCTCGACTCGGCCGGCCGGCTGGGGACCGTGACGTTCCTCGCCGAGAGCGGCGAGATCCCCGTCCACGTCGACGAGCACCTGGTCCAGAAAGGGGTCCGGGTCCAAGGCAGCCTGGACATCAACCTGCGTGACGCCCCGCGGCTGATGGAGATGATCCCGAAGGTGCGCGGGCAGCTCGACGACTTCATCACCCACCGCTTCCCGCTCAGCCGCATCGCGGACGCCTTCGAGCTACAGCTGGCCAGAGAGTGCGGGAAGGTCGTCCTCTACCCGTGGGAGGACGCACCGCCGAGGGAGCCGCACCGGCCATGAAACTGGGCGCACACCTGCTCGACCTCGCGGCGAACTCGTCCGCGCTCGTCCGGGACACGCTGAAGGCGCACGGCGACCGCCCGCTGTCCGAATACCTCGGTTCGCTGGTGGGTGACGCGTCCACCACGATCCGGCCGCCCGAGGACTTCCTGTCCTCGGTCCGGCAGCGGGCCTCCGCGCTGTACGACCCGGAGACCGCGCAGGCGGCCGTGGCCGAGCTGCGCGCGAATCCGATCGTGCCCACCTCCAACCACTTCGGCGTGGACACGTTCGCCGATTCGATCCACGGGACCCTGCTGTTCGCGCTTCGGCCCCGTGCCGTCGAAGCGCCACCGCGCACCGTCGTGGTGCTGGGGTTCAGCTCGATCAGCCTGAACAACCTGACCTATCCGATGGGGCTCCTGCTCTACGACCCGAAACGGGGCGACCTCGCGACCTTCCCGCAGCGTCTCCCGATCATGCCCAACCGCCTCAAGCACTGCGCGGTCGCCGCGGCGCCGCGCCTCGAAGCGGGCATGGTGGACCGGGCGCGGACGACGTTGCGGCGCATGGCCGCGTCCGGTGACATCACCCCGTTCGGCGAGCGCTCGGCCGACCAGGTGCTGCAGGAGGACTTCGCCGCTCCCGAGATCCTGTCGCTCCCCAGCCACGCCCACCAGGCGACCCGGATCAACACCCGGCTCTGGCGCAAGCTGTTCCGGGACGGGACTTCGGCGCCCCGGCTCGTGCAGCTGCCGGTCGAACCGATCTGCGCGGACCTCCTGTGCCGTGATCTGGGGAACCCGGAGAGCTTGGCGCACACGCTGCTGTTCACGGCCAGGACCCGCGACGCGCTGCTCACCGCGCTGGACGGCGCCCGCGGCTGCTGGAGTCTCGACCAGCCCGGTCAGCCGTCGGCGAACCCGGCCGGAACCACGTTCTTCTGGGCGCTGACCGACAGCGGCCGGCGGGTGGCCCTGACGTTGCGCGGCCCGCCGTCCGCCTTGCGACTCAGCGGCACGGATCCGCACGGCACCGAGCTGAGCTGGGAGTTCACTCCGGAAGGGGTGACGGAGGGACTGCGTGAGGGGCGCCTGTTCCCGTCCTTGTTCAGCTGTTTCCTGACCCTCGCGTTCGCCCGCGGGCTGCGTTGTGTGGGCGGCTACTACCAGGCCGAATACCTGCCCGTGATGCAGCAGGGGGTGATCGAGGCGCTCAGTGCCGGCGGCGCGCCCAGGCCGATGTCGGAGCTGGTCGCCCGGACGCCGACGAACATCTGCCTGGCGGGCCTGCAGGCCTCCGGCCGCGTATTGGCCGACGGCCGCGTGATCCCGGCCGGCCCGGTGGAGATCGCCGGGGCCGGCGGGTTCACCGAGGCGGACATCGCCGCCATGCAAACGGTCACCGTCCGCGACGCCTACCTGCTGGCCTTCCCCGAACTGTTCCACCACCTCGTGCCCGGCGCGGTGCTGCCACCGGGCTGGGGCTCGCTCCTGGCCGCCGAAAACGGCGGCCGGAGCCAATGCGGCGTGCGGTTGGAAGGACGGTAGGCACGGGAGGCGGCTGACTAGCCATTTCCAGTGCCGGTGGCCGCGGTAGTAACTGTTACCGGGGGATGCCGTAGCCGCAGCGGCGGCAGAGCCAGAGCTTGCAGAAACCACACTGCCGGGCCAACGAATCCGGCAGGCGCGAGTCGCCACGGTACTCCGGCCAGCAACGGCAGTATCGAAAGCTCCGGAATGGCCGTCGAGCAGTCGGCACACGTCAGGCCCGTCGTGCCCGACCCACCGCCGTTTGCGCACCTCGGGGTCGTGGGCTCCCCGCACACGACGCACGGTGGCAGTCAGCATCGTTCAGAGTTGCAGAATACACTCTTGACAGTTGCACAACCCAACTCTAGATTCGCCGACATGGCAACGGAAGCCGATCCGCTCGAGGAGATCCACCGCGCGATCGTCCTGTTTTCGCGGGCCTCCCGGACGCGGGCCAACGACATGTACGAAGGCCTCTCGTTCGTCGGTTACACCTTGTTGTCCTATGTGGACGTAACCCCGTGCCCGCACGCCTCCGACCTCGCGGAGGAGTACGGCCTGGACCGGTCCACCGTGAGCAGGCAGCTGTCCGAGCTGGAGGAGAGCGGGCTCCTGCTGCGCTCCCCCGATCCCCACCACTCCCGCAAGCAACGGCTGGAACTGACCACCCTGGGCCGGAAGTCGCTGGCCGCGGCCAAATCCGGCCAGCGGAAGCGGCTGGAGGAGCGGCTCGGCGACTGGCCACGCGAGGACGTCGTCACGTTCGGGCGGCTGTTCCACCGGTTCGTCTTCGACCACGACTGACACCCCGGCCTGGCCGGATCGCGTGTCAGGGAGGAGCTTCCATGACCGCCGGCATCCCGCTGTTCGGCGACGAGGACCGTCGCATCGACGCGGCGCTCGACGTCGAGAACCACAACCGCACCAGCGTCTACAACGTCCCCGGCTACCGCCCGGTGCGCACCGAGCTGACCCACGCCCCGGTCCGCGTCACCGGCACCCTGCCCGCCGACCTGGAAGGCGTGTACCTGCGCAACGGCACCAACGGGTACTTCGACCCCACCCACCTGCGGCTGCACGCGTTCAACGGCGCCGGCATGATCCACCAGGTCCAGATCACCGAAGGATCCGCCACCTACTCGAACTTCTACGTGCGGACCCCGCGGTTCGACGTCGAACGGGAAGCCGGCCGCGAGGTGTTCCCCGGCTTCGCCGACATCGCCGGTGGCGGCCGGGCGGCCCTCGACAAGTTCCGGCTCCTCGAAGAGAAGGTGCGCGCGGGCCTGATCCCCGCGTTCTCCCCCTACGAGCTGACCCCCGGGTCGACGTCCGTGCGCTACCACAGCGGGCACGTCTACTGCCTGCAGGAATCGGGTTACGCCTTCGTGCTCGACACCCGCACCGAGGACGGGCGGCTGGTGATGGACGGGCGGGGCCGCCTGGAGACCTGGGAAGGCGAGTGGGAGGGGCCGTTCTCGGCGCACCCGCGCTTCGACCCGGTCACCGACGACATGTACAACCTCTCCCTCGACCAGTCCGGCCGCATCCTGGCCGGGCACATCACCCAGGGCCTGCGGCACTCGCAGGCGGTGGTGCACCAGCCGGACGAGGCCGGGCGGATGGGCTGGCTGCACGACTTCTTCCTCACCGAGCGCTACCTGGTCTTCGCCGACATCTCCCTGCGCAACGATCCGGCCGGCCTGCTCGGGCCGGAGGGCAGCGTGTTCCATTTCGACCCCGAGTACACGCTGCGCTGGGGCGTGTTGCCTCGCGACTTCCACGACGGCGACACGGTGCAATGGTTCACGACGGGGCAGGCGAGCGCGGTCTGGCACGTGATCAACGCGTGGGAACGCACCGGCGCGGACGGCTCGCCCGAGATCGTGCTGTTCGCGCCGTGCTTCGGCTCGTACCCGTCAACCGTCCCGATCCACACTCCCGAAGAGCCGCCGGCGCAGGTGAAAACCTGGGTGCTCGACGTCCGGCGCGGCACGGTCACCGACGAGCGGGTGCTGATCGACCACGGTTACGAGCGCCCCAGCCTGAATCTCGGCACGGTCGGCTCACCGAGCCGGTACTGCTACCTGCTCGACGAGCACGGTGACGGCTACATGGGCAAGGGCGTCCTCAAGTACGACCTGATCGACGAGCGGGAGATCGCTTACCTCGACTACGGCAACATGTACGGCGGTGAGGCGTTGTTCGTGCCGAAGGCGGACCCGCGCAGCGAGGACGACGGCTATCTGCTCGACCTGCTGATGGCCGACGACCGGGCGGACCTCATCGTCATCGACGCGGTGGAGATGGTGGAAGTGGCTCGCCTGCACCTGCCGCAGCGGGTGCCGTTCGGCGTCCACGCCACCTGGCTGAACCGTGACGATCTTGCCGACATCGAAGCCTCCTTCACCCGCGGATAGTACGGTTGCGTTTCTCCCGGGCCCGCGCTAAAGTTATGGTACGAAACCGTTTCGTACCATAAGGAGGCCCAATGCCAGCCGATGGTGCTGACGTTTCGCCGGTCCGCCGCCCCCGGATGACCCCGGACCGGCGGCTGGAACTGCTGGACATCGTCTTGGACGTACTCGGCGAGGTCGGCTACGAGGCCCTGTCGATGGATGTGGTCGCGTCCCGGGCCAAGTGCAGCAAGGCCACGCTTTACCGGCTCTGGCCGGGAAAACCGCAGCTGGTCGCGGCCGCGCTCTATGAGACACGGCCGCTCAAGGTCGAGGAGATCGATACCGGCACGCTTCGCGGCGACCTGATGACCATGGTCGGGCTGCTGGGTTCCCTCGAGGACAGAGCGACGGCGCTGTTCGCCGCGCTGGGGCACGCCGTGCTCGTCGATGAAGACCTCGGCACCGTGGTGCGCGAGTCGATGCTGGACCCCTGGAGTGCCGAGCTGATCGAGGTCGTCGACCGGGCGGTCAAGCGGGGCGAGCTGACCGCACGGCCGGGCGCCGCGGACTTCCTGCCGCAACTGCTGCTCAACGCGGTGGTGACCCGCCAGATGTTCGAGGGCGGGCGCGCCGGCTCCGACTACCACACCAGATGCATCGACGACGTGATCCTGCCCGCGCTCCGGCATTCCTGACCGCTCCAGGCCCACCATTCGCTTTTGGCCGCACAAGCCATGAGCCGCTGTCTCCTGCCCGGAAACCGGCTCGTCGCTTATGGACAGTCGCATCAACGAGGAGGCAGTGCCTTGCCCGAACCACAGCCGACGAGCCCGCGCATCACCCCGCTGGAACCCGCCCAGCGCACGGCGGAACAACGTGAACTGCTCGCCCCGATCCCGGGAGACGAGGCCCCGAACCTGTTCAGCACCGTGGTGCGGCACCCGGAGCTGTACAAAAGCTGGTTCCCCTTCTGTATGCAATTGCTGGCGCACTCGGTGTTCCCGCCCCGGGAACGGGAGCTGCTGATCATCAGAACCGCGTCGTTGTGCGGCAGCGCCTACGAACTCGAACACCACCTCGCCCTCGGCGCCCAGGCCGGGCTGACCGACCGCGACCTCGACGCGCTCACCGGCGACGCCGAACCGGCCTGGACACCACGCGACCGGCTGCTGGTCGCCGCGGCCGACGAACTGCACGCCGGCCACACCATCACCGAGGCCACCTGGAGTGCCCTCGCCGAATTGCTGACCACCGAACAGCTCGTCGAACTGCCGATGCTGGCCGGGCACTACATCCTGCTCGCCGGGACCCTCCGCTCACTCGGGGTGCCGTTGGACAGCGTGTGGCCGGAACCGAAACCCACCCACTGAAACCTCAACCGGAGGAGGGCGTCATCGTGCGCCTCGGAGTCATAGCCGACCGGCTGGTCCTGATCGACGGTGAGACCGCCGTCGACCTCGAACAGGCCGGCAACGGTCGTTTCCCCGCCGAGCCGGCCCAGCTGTTCGACGACTGGGGCGCGCTGGCCGGATGGGCCGCCACCGTGGAGCCCGACGGTCCGCGGCTGTCACTGGACCAGCTGCAGAACCCCGTCCCGGCGCCGCGTCAGGTGTTCGGCGTCGGCGCCAACTACCGTGACCACCTGGCCGAGGCGTCCGGCCGCACCGTCGAGGATCTCGAGCAGTTCCTGCCGGAAGACCCGCTGATCTTCACCAAGTTCCGCAGTTGCCTCGCCGGCCCCGCCGACGTCATCCCGTTGCCCAGCCGCAATGTCGACTGGGAGGTCGAGCTGGTCGTCGTGATGGGCCGCCACGCCGAGCGAGTGTCCGAAAAGGACGCTTGGCGGCACGTCGCGGGCCTCACCGTGGGGCAGGACATCTCCGAACGCGTCCTGCAGATGGCCGGCCCCGCCCCGCAGTTCTCGATGGGGAAGTCCTTCCCCGCGTTCGGCCCGATGGGCCCCGTGCTCGTCACCCCTGACGAGCTGCACGACCCGGACGATCTGGAGCTCGGCTGCACCCTCAACGGACGGGTCATGCAGAAGGGCCGCACCTCCGGCCTGATCTTCTCCGTCGCCGAACTGATCGCCCGCATCTCCGCGGTGTGCCCGATGCTGCCCGGCGACGTGATCTTCACCGGCACCCCGGCGGGCGTCGGCGCCTTCCGCAAACCGCCGGTCTTCCTCAAGCCCGGCGACACGCTGACCAGCTGGGTCAAAGGTATCGGCGAGCTGCGCAATCCCGTGGTCGCAGGCCACGGCTACCCCGAAACCGGCGAAGGAGCCACCTCATGACCACCACGGCACCACAGCAGTTCGATGTCGGCGGAGTCCTTCTCCCCCGCCCGTTCAAGATCCGGCGGTTCGGCCACTTCGGCTTCAACCTGGACCGGCTCGACGACGCCGTCACCTTCTACGTGGACCTGCTCGGATTCCGGGTGACCGACGAAATGAGCATCCTCGACGAGGTGCCGCCGGAAGCGCGTGAGGCGGTGGCGAAGGTCGTCACCGACCCGCGGATGATCTTCACCAGCAACTCCGCCG
This genomic interval carries:
- a CDS encoding cupin-like domain-containing protein, giving the protein MGDRPAPAAAPAEPVLAGPAAGQGDPLEVSLRAAGLDVRAVPRLDNPTVEQVRQVVAARRGPMVFTGLTEQWKARSAWDPETLIRTRGEKVVTALVDLPPGGVLFPREQHYYEQSMTFSEFVARMLAATESAPCYLAYARADELFPDTDYDFATVLGTAVPGSDTRVWIGSAGTRSMLHSDLKDNFFCQIWGSKHVVLIPGEDSRAAYPFPDNLVNSRVDLANLDLDKFPRLRETVLYAGKIEPGEVLFMPRGCWHDVRSRTPSISINHWFGPALTFGDYSGLLLRLGPRHWLATARDFVRYGLLGKREKAMFFFTPSSTGKRLYDLLRRGDFSAKNDPSSEEK
- a CDS encoding TauD/TfdA family dioxygenase, with product MRLGLDLRRRPEGVRSGNVLGALRLLRFTRYVANQGIAMKINSDQAGCEIVAGPGESINDCDPREIVSLVRRHGWLVFDGFDATVAEFEALTSRFGTCAGTRTVHYPAGGEALGFHAEDAYNPYRPDAIWFLCVFAGSDGGAPTRIVDGVRLLGDLGADWQEFCRANVLRFDRQWSRELWQAGVGPQGKAELDAVLRGIPAVSHQFLRNGDLHVSYSTPIVTRTPAGEDSFSNTMLQAITEPPFYGLSLGNGAPVPPELAETVQQMAIDREIRLGWKAGRAGVLDNFRMMHRRSEYNGTGRDLRARHCEDFFGSVLPDASTPVSAWAKSLLQGDEGYPVQVGPLDRETALTTSERA
- a CDS encoding YqcI/YcgG family protein — encoded protein: MLTRRLQTLSQDRDDDLQGPSWLGEVVHQFRENLADSEYPCNFGRTALKRGDMHLTWVDRDDPSSLPDDMRAFVETATATPGTRQPLAVFVEPGPVTESGHEDRFWSMMRYLLDHDSRPWPEGAPQDPADPAWEFCFHGESIFVFALSPDNRLRRSRNLCDSLVLIFQLRSVFTGIEVGTQAGDVARQRIRTRLEQWDGIGRHPSMGAHDVSSDEEWRQYFFTDADESPAQCPLAGTASTTGGHS
- a CDS encoding amidinotransferase: MTTTTAGHPGQLAEALPASEIVNSHTEWDPLEEVLVGRMVGGVFPTWQPSMRAVLPDGAPALFRERGGSPFPTGELEAAEHELETFAAVLEAEGVHVVRPEPMNHSMEFSTPDWRTSGGLYAAMPRDLLMVIGRTIIEAPMSWRCRYHEIDAYRNLIKSYFHRGAGWLQAPRPQLTEDTYSAEYRVEDDRGYAITEFEPVFDAADFSRFGRDIIAQKSHVTNEFGIRWLQRAIGDDYRIHCIEVNDPHAMHIDATIAPLAPGKLLVHPDRYVPNELFRDWEIIPAPKPTLPSDWPMYFCSPWVSMNVLSLDPHTVVVESHEHALIDLLGESGFRVIPLDFRHVYSFGGSFHCVTVDLRRRGALARYLS
- a CDS encoding zinc-dependent alcohol dehydrogenase; protein product: MPEMKTVQIDGARACSLIDRPLPSIDRDYALLKVLVAPMCNEYLAYQDGIYLERNRPDALGHEMAGEVAEAPPGSRVRAGDRVVALCGYPCGRCVPCLAGYYAHCAGTDDPRAVCGSESGECGFAQYAVKPDWMLIPIPDDVSYEHASMACCGLGPTFGAMERMDVTAGRTILITGLGAVGLGGVINAKFRGATVIGVARSPFRAALARKLGCDFVLDPSAGDVRARIAEITGGQGADGAIECSGQAAYQRLALDSAGRLGTVTFLAESGEIPVHVDEHLVQKGVRVQGSLDINLRDAPRLMEMIPKVRGQLDDFITHRFPLSRIADAFELQLARECGKVVLYPWEDAPPREPHRP
- a CDS encoding MarR family winged helix-turn-helix transcriptional regulator codes for the protein MATEADPLEEIHRAIVLFSRASRTRANDMYEGLSFVGYTLLSYVDVTPCPHASDLAEEYGLDRSTVSRQLSELEESGLLLRSPDPHHSRKQRLELTTLGRKSLAAAKSGQRKRLEERLGDWPREDVVTFGRLFHRFVFDHD
- a CDS encoding carotenoid oxygenase family protein — translated: MTAGIPLFGDEDRRIDAALDVENHNRTSVYNVPGYRPVRTELTHAPVRVTGTLPADLEGVYLRNGTNGYFDPTHLRLHAFNGAGMIHQVQITEGSATYSNFYVRTPRFDVEREAGREVFPGFADIAGGGRAALDKFRLLEEKVRAGLIPAFSPYELTPGSTSVRYHSGHVYCLQESGYAFVLDTRTEDGRLVMDGRGRLETWEGEWEGPFSAHPRFDPVTDDMYNLSLDQSGRILAGHITQGLRHSQAVVHQPDEAGRMGWLHDFFLTERYLVFADISLRNDPAGLLGPEGSVFHFDPEYTLRWGVLPRDFHDGDTVQWFTTGQASAVWHVINAWERTGADGSPEIVLFAPCFGSYPSTVPIHTPEEPPAQVKTWVLDVRRGTVTDERVLIDHGYERPSLNLGTVGSPSRYCYLLDEHGDGYMGKGVLKYDLIDEREIAYLDYGNMYGGEALFVPKADPRSEDDGYLLDLLMADDRADLIVIDAVEMVEVARLHLPQRVPFGVHATWLNRDDLADIEASFTRG
- a CDS encoding TetR/AcrR family transcriptional regulator — translated: MPADGADVSPVRRPRMTPDRRLELLDIVLDVLGEVGYEALSMDVVASRAKCSKATLYRLWPGKPQLVAAALYETRPLKVEEIDTGTLRGDLMTMVGLLGSLEDRATALFAALGHAVLVDEDLGTVVRESMLDPWSAELIEVVDRAVKRGELTARPGAADFLPQLLLNAVVTRQMFEGGRAGSDYHTRCIDDVILPALRHS